In Sulfurovum xiamenensis, a genomic segment contains:
- a CDS encoding TIGR00282 family metallophosphoesterase translates to MKIGFIGDIVGKPGRLMIKRHLKRLKQEHFVDFMIANYENASHGFGLTEKNCIELLGYGIDMMTGGNHSFDKKEILDIFERYPLIRPMNYPKATPGKGIYETTLLGHKTAILNLMGHYTMPMADNPFTMIVEEVEKLKAQGFKHIILDMHAEASSEKQVILHMLKDDVSAILGTHTHVATDDLQIHEGCCYVTDVGLTGCRDGVIGMDSEVPLKRVLTGLGGHFNVPDECKALLQMVVFELDDEGRCIGAEKIKIYDDKPKIVTQAWMDI, encoded by the coding sequence TTGAAAATAGGGTTTATCGGTGATATTGTAGGTAAACCAGGGCGTTTGATGATCAAACGTCATTTAAAACGTCTCAAACAAGAGCATTTTGTAGACTTTATGATAGCCAACTATGAAAATGCGAGTCATGGTTTTGGTTTAACGGAAAAAAACTGCATTGAACTACTGGGGTACGGCATCGATATGATGACGGGTGGTAACCATAGTTTCGATAAAAAAGAGATCCTTGATATCTTTGAGCGTTACCCTCTTATACGTCCTATGAACTATCCTAAGGCTACACCGGGCAAAGGTATTTATGAAACAACGCTTCTGGGACATAAAACAGCGATTTTAAATCTTATGGGGCATTATACAATGCCCATGGCTGATAATCCGTTTACGATGATCGTTGAAGAGGTAGAGAAGTTAAAAGCACAAGGCTTTAAACACATCATTCTTGATATGCATGCTGAAGCAAGTTCAGAGAAACAGGTGATCCTGCATATGCTTAAAGATGATGTCTCTGCAATACTTGGAACCCATACCCATGTTGCGACAGATGATCTGCAGATCCATGAAGGCTGCTGTTATGTAACAGATGTAGGCTTAACCGGTTGTCGGGACGGTGTGATAGGAATGGATTCTGAAGTACCACTTAAAAGAGTACTTACAGGACTTGGAGGTCATTTCAATGTACCTGATGAATGTAAAGCACTCCTTCAAATGGTTGTATTTGAACTCGATGATGAAGGGCGCTGTATAGGGGCTGAGAAAATCAAGATCTATGATGATAAACCCAAAATTGTGACACAGGCATGGATGGATATCTAA
- a CDS encoding beta-ketoacyl-ACP synthase III codes for MSPIKPIYAAFRSIGAYVPEKILSNADLEKMVDTTDEWIVKRTGIKERHIAAEDEYTSDMAAKACELAIERSGLSKDEIDLVLCATVTPDYFNMPSTACLISDKIGIRDVQAFDISAACSGFVYLLTIAKAFIESGMKKNVLVVGAEKFSSVVDYTDRSTCILFGDGAGAAVISATSNKDEAFIDIHASADGSYADFLVTPAPGAVHPASQEVIDQGLNFVQMKGNETFKLAVKTLTKDVKEILAKNNINANDIPHFIPHQANYRIIKAVGDALKMREDQVVLTVGKYGNTSAASIPMALNDIWESGRLQTGDLMLLDTFGGGLTWASALLPFTGKSNTK; via the coding sequence ATGTCACCAATTAAACCCATATATGCGGCATTCAGATCTATAGGTGCTTATGTACCTGAAAAGATTTTATCCAATGCAGATCTTGAAAAGATGGTAGATACCACCGATGAATGGATCGTAAAGCGTACGGGTATAAAAGAGCGTCATATAGCTGCAGAAGATGAGTATACAAGTGATATGGCTGCAAAAGCCTGTGAATTGGCAATAGAGCGTTCAGGTCTCTCAAAAGATGAGATAGATCTGGTTCTCTGTGCAACTGTGACACCTGATTATTTCAATATGCCTTCTACAGCATGTCTTATTTCAGACAAGATCGGTATTAGAGATGTTCAAGCCTTTGATATCTCTGCGGCATGCAGTGGATTTGTCTATCTGCTTACGATCGCAAAAGCATTTATAGAGTCTGGAATGAAGAAAAATGTTCTGGTGGTTGGAGCGGAAAAGTTCTCTTCCGTTGTTGACTATACAGATAGGAGTACTTGTATCCTGTTTGGTGACGGTGCAGGTGCTGCAGTAATCTCGGCTACATCGAATAAAGATGAAGCCTTTATTGATATCCATGCAAGTGCAGATGGATCTTATGCAGACTTTTTGGTGACACCTGCACCTGGTGCAGTGCATCCTGCAAGCCAAGAGGTGATTGATCAAGGGCTTAATTTTGTGCAAATGAAGGGAAATGAAACCTTTAAACTGGCAGTGAAAACATTGACAAAAGATGTCAAAGAGATACTTGCCAAAAATAATATCAATGCGAATGATATACCGCATTTTATCCCGCATCAGGCAAATTACCGTATTATCAAAGCAGTAGGGGATGCACTGAAGATGAGAGAGGATCAGGTGGTTCTTACTGTAGGTAAATACGGGAATACTTCTGCTGCTTCCATACCTATGGCATTGAATGATATTTGGGAATCAGGCAGACTACAAACAGGTGATCTTATGCTACTCGATACTTTCGGTGGCGGCTTAACATGGGCCAGTGCACTGCTTCCTTTTACTGGAAAATCAAACACTAAATAG
- the plsX gene encoding phosphate acyltransferase PlsX has product MIKIAIDAMGGDFGPEPIIEGVVQALETEKFLPILVGNTEEIRSFLPPYYADKVEIVEASDVISMSDQATDALKRKESSIYKAVELVREKEASAVVSAGHSGATMTLATLRIGRLPHISKPALATLMPSVVSTKTLVLDVGAVTDCTPQNLYEFGAMGEAYAQQILGIASPKVGLLSNGSEDSKGNTLTKAAFKLLQGLKGFVGNVEGRDIFNGNVNVVVCDGFTGNILLKTSEGVVSTIFTLMRQHIRKSLPAKIGALMMKRKVFGNMKKQVDYAEYGGAPLLGINGCAIISHGSSNAKAIKNAIFQAIRYTESDVNKTIEILLSDNK; this is encoded by the coding sequence ATGATCAAGATCGCGATTGACGCTATGGGCGGGGACTTTGGTCCTGAGCCTATTATAGAAGGTGTGGTTCAAGCACTGGAAACTGAAAAATTCCTCCCTATTTTAGTAGGTAACACTGAAGAGATACGCTCTTTCCTCCCCCCGTATTATGCAGACAAAGTTGAAATTGTTGAAGCTTCAGATGTCATATCGATGAGTGATCAGGCAACGGATGCACTCAAGCGTAAAGAGTCATCTATCTATAAAGCGGTAGAACTTGTACGTGAGAAAGAAGCATCTGCTGTCGTTTCAGCGGGTCACAGTGGTGCAACCATGACATTGGCTACATTGCGTATAGGGCGATTACCGCATATCTCAAAGCCTGCACTAGCCACATTGATGCCAAGTGTTGTATCTACCAAAACATTGGTACTGGATGTAGGTGCGGTCACAGACTGTACTCCTCAAAACCTGTATGAGTTTGGTGCGATGGGTGAAGCCTATGCACAACAGATCCTGGGTATAGCATCACCTAAGGTAGGGCTTTTATCGAATGGATCCGAAGATTCCAAGGGGAATACTTTGACAAAAGCAGCCTTTAAACTCTTACAAGGTTTAAAAGGTTTTGTGGGGAATGTCGAAGGTAGAGATATCTTTAACGGGAATGTGAATGTAGTGGTCTGTGACGGTTTTACAGGTAATATACTACTGAAGACCAGTGAAGGCGTGGTATCGACTATCTTTACGCTTATGAGACAACATATCCGAAAGTCATTACCGGCAAAGATCGGTGCACTGATGATGAAAAGAAAAGTGTTTGGCAATATGAAGAAGCAAGTTGACTATGCAGAGTATGGTGGAGCACCGCTCTTGGGTATTAATGGATGTGCCATTATTTCTCATGGTAGTTCTAACGCTAAAGCTATCAAAAATGCAATATTCCAGGCGATTCGCTATACAGAGTCAGATGTCAATAAAACCATAGAAATTCTTCTCTCTGACAATAAATAA
- the rpmF gene encoding 50S ribosomal protein L32: MAVPKRRVSHTRAAKRRTHYKLTLPMPVKDADGTWRMPHHMNMTTGEYKKTKA; this comes from the coding sequence ATGGCAGTACCTAAAAGACGTGTGAGCCACACAAGAGCAGCGAAAAGAAGAACACATTACAAATTGACATTACCAATGCCAGTGAAAGATGCAGATGGAACATGGAGAATGCCTCACCACATGAATATGACTACTGGTGAGTACAAAAAAACTAAAGCGTAA
- a CDS encoding YceD family protein — protein MKIAFDKVGSTAKPIELSSEGITLEGTLKKSGYHQVTLDAHMSGSIELDCDRCGDTYNYDVDNELQLRLSDIVSEDKDDLDIIEFLDGEIDLSYILQSEINTFKNAYNYCSKCVDSDEDFEVEY, from the coding sequence GTGAAGATAGCTTTTGACAAGGTAGGTTCTACAGCGAAACCCATTGAACTGAGTTCAGAGGGGATAACGCTGGAAGGCACTTTAAAGAAGAGCGGTTATCATCAAGTAACTTTAGATGCACACATGAGTGGCAGTATCGAGTTGGACTGTGATAGATGTGGAGACACATATAACTATGACGTGGACAATGAACTGCAACTTAGACTGAGCGATATAGTATCCGAAGATAAAGATGATTTAGATATAATTGAGTTTTTAGATGGCGAAATTGATCTTTCGTACATACTACAGAGCGAAATAAATACATTTAAAAATGCTTATAACTATTGTAGCAAATGTGTCGATAGTGATGAAGATTTTGAAGTAGAATATTAA
- the ndk gene encoding nucleoside-diphosphate kinase: MEQTLSIIKPDAVAKNVVGQILARFEAAGLRIAATKKTRLSRVDAEAFYAIHAERPFFKDLVDFMISGPVVVTVLEGENAMAKNRELMGATNPAEAEPGTIRADFAESIDANAVHGSDSIENAINEINFFFAQREIH, from the coding sequence ATGGAACAAACATTATCAATCATCAAACCAGATGCAGTAGCTAAAAATGTTGTAGGACAGATTCTTGCAAGATTTGAAGCAGCAGGCCTTAGAATTGCAGCAACGAAAAAAACTAGACTTTCTCGTGTAGATGCAGAAGCATTTTATGCGATTCATGCAGAAAGACCTTTCTTTAAAGATCTTGTAGATTTCATGATCTCAGGACCTGTGGTTGTCACAGTACTTGAAGGTGAAAATGCAATGGCTAAAAACAGAGAGCTGATGGGTGCTACAAACCCTGCTGAAGCTGAGCCTGGTACGATCAGAGCAGACTTTGCTGAGAGTATCGATGCAAATGCAGTACACGGTAGTGACTCTATTGAAAATGCAATAAATGAAATTAACTTCTTTTTTGCACAGAGAGAAATTCACTAA
- the metK gene encoding methionine adenosyltransferase, with protein MANEYIFTSESVTEGHPDKMADQISDAILDYIIEKDPQARVACETLLSNGFCVIAGELKTTAYAPMQEIAREVVREIGYTDASYGFDYRSAGVLNGIGEQSPDINQGVDQASGEIGAGDQGLMFGYACNETKELMPLPISLAHKITAKLAEVRKNGTVPFLRPDGKAQVSVKYVDGKPVAIDTIVVSTQHHPEVTLEQVQKAVLEEVIKAVIPAELISDDITYHINPTGRFVIGGPQGDAGLTGRKIIVDTYGGSCPHGGGAFSGKDPTKVDRSAAYAARYVAKNLVAAGVCDKATLQIAYAIGVAKPVSIYVDTHGTATVDESKITACVESLFDLTPKGIMDALDLLRPIYRRTAAYGHFGREEEGFSWEKTDRVEDIKKYLNI; from the coding sequence ATGGCTAACGAATACATTTTTACAAGTGAATCGGTAACCGAGGGTCATCCGGATAAAATGGCTGATCAGATCTCAGATGCTATACTTGATTATATCATCGAAAAAGATCCACAGGCGAGAGTGGCTTGTGAGACGTTATTGAGTAATGGTTTTTGTGTTATTGCAGGAGAACTAAAAACAACAGCGTATGCACCGATGCAAGAGATTGCAAGAGAGGTTGTAAGAGAGATAGGGTACACAGATGCAAGTTATGGTTTTGACTATAGGTCTGCGGGAGTACTTAATGGCATAGGAGAACAGAGCCCGGATATCAATCAAGGTGTGGATCAAGCTTCAGGTGAGATCGGTGCGGGGGATCAGGGACTGATGTTCGGATATGCTTGTAATGAGACTAAGGAGCTTATGCCTTTGCCTATCTCACTGGCACATAAGATCACAGCTAAACTGGCTGAGGTTCGTAAAAATGGTACTGTCCCGTTTTTGCGTCCGGATGGAAAAGCGCAGGTTTCAGTGAAGTATGTAGATGGCAAACCTGTTGCGATAGATACGATCGTTGTATCTACACAGCATCATCCGGAAGTGACGCTTGAACAGGTACAAAAAGCGGTACTTGAAGAAGTGATCAAAGCAGTCATACCAGCTGAGTTGATCTCTGATGATATTACCTATCACATCAACCCTACGGGACGTTTTGTGATCGGTGGTCCTCAAGGGGATGCCGGACTTACAGGTAGAAAGATCATCGTAGATACCTATGGGGGTTCTTGCCCTCATGGTGGGGGTGCTTTCTCTGGTAAAGACCCTACAAAAGTGGATCGTTCAGCTGCCTATGCGGCAAGATATGTAGCGAAAAACCTTGTAGCTGCAGGTGTATGTGATAAAGCCACACTGCAAATAGCGTATGCAATCGGTGTGGCTAAACCGGTGTCTATCTATGTAGATACACATGGGACCGCAACAGTGGATGAATCAAAGATCACAGCGTGTGTAGAATCACTTTTCGATCTTACCCCTAAAGGTATTATGGATGCGTTGGATCTACTTAGACCTATATACCGCAGAACAGCAGCGTATGGTCACTTCGGAAGAGAAGAAGAAGGCTTTAGCTGGGAGAAAACAGATAGGGTAGAAGATATCAAAAAATATTTAAATATTTAG